A stretch of DNA from Noviherbaspirillum sedimenti:
CGACTTGGATTCGATGATGTTGGGCGAATCGGCCGGCACGCTGAAGGTGGCGATGGCAACCTGCGGCTTGCCGCGGGCATTGAGCCAGGATACTTCATAGGCATTCCAGATATCCATGCCAAAAAACGGCAGGGTGCCGGCAATACCCAGTTCGGCGCGCTTTTCCGCGCGCGCGATCGGAAAAAGCAGCGAAGGATCGTATTCGCTGCGGTAAGTGGCCGGCTTGCCCAGTGGCGAAGCGGCGGCGATGCTGACATCGGACATGCTGGTTTCTTCCATCACCCCAAAAACAGTTTATACGCCGGATTTTCGCTTTCGTCCCAGTAGCGATAGCCGAGGCCGGCAAGAAATTGGCGGAACGCCTTCATTTCTTTTTTCGGCACCTGCAGACCGACCAGGATGCGGCCGACGTCGCCGCCCTGATTGCGATAATGGAACAGGCTGATATTCCAGTTCGGCGCCATCGATGCCAAAAAGCGCATCAGCGCACCGGGGCGCTCGGGGAATTCGAAGCGGTACAACAATTCATCCTGCGCCAGCGCGCTTTTGCCGCCCACCAGGTGGCGGATATGCAGCTTGGCCAGTTCATCCTGGGTGAGATCGAGCGCCTTGAAGCCGTGTTTTTCGAAATTCTTGACCAGTTTGGCCGATTCGTCGCGCGCGCCGGTCTGCACGCCGACGAACACATGTGCCTGCTTTTCATCGCTGATGCGATAGATGAACTCGGTGACATTGCGCGGCCCGACCTGTTCGCAAAAGCGCCTGAAGCTGCCGCGTTCTTCGGGAATCGTTATGGCCAGCACGGCTTCGTGCGCTTCGCCGACTTCGGCACGCTCGGCCACGAAGCCCAGGCGGTCGAAGTTCATGTTGGCGCCGCAGGCAATCGTCACCAGGGTTTGGTTTTTCAGCGGCTTCTTGCCGGCTTTGGCGCGTTCGACGTATTTCTTGGCGCCGGCAACCGCCAGCGCGCCGGCGGGTTCCAGGATGCTGCGGGTGTCCTGGAACACATCCTTGATGGCCGCGCAGACTTCGTCGGTATCGACCAGGATGATTTCGTCGACGTATTTTTTGGTCAGGCGGAAAGTTTCTTCGCCGACCAGCTTGACCGCGGTGCCATCGGAAAACAGGCCGACGTCGGGCAGGGTGACGCGGCGGCCCGCCTTGAGGCTTTTCGCCATGGCGTCCGAATCCATGGTTTGCACGCCGATGATCTTGATGTCGGGGCGCACTGCCTTGACGTAGGCCGCCACGCCGGAAATCAGGCCGCCGCCGCCAATGGCCACGAAGATCGCATGGATCGGCGCCGAATGCTGGCGCAGGATTTCCATGGCGATGGTGCCCTGGCCGGCGATGACGTCGGGATCGTCAAAGGGGTGAACGAAGGTCAGCTTGAGTTTCTTTTCCAGTTCCGACGCATGCTGGGCGGCATCGGAATACGAGTCGCCGAACAGCACGACTTCGCCGCCGCGCGCCTTGACGGCGTTGATCTTCAGTTGCGGGGTGGTGGTTGGCATCACGATCAGGGCGCGGCAGCCCAGGCGCTTGGCGGACAATGCCACACCTTGCGCGTGGTTTCCTGCGGAGGCGCAAATGACGCCGCGCTTGAGTTGCGCCGGGGTCAGGTTCGCCATTTTGTTGTAGGCGCCGCGCAGCTTGAAGCTGAACACACTTTGCATGTCTTCACGCTTGTAGTAAATCTGGTTGTCCAGGCGCGCCGACAGCGAATGGCCCAGTTCCAGTGGCGATTCGATGGCGACGTCATAGACGCGGGAAGTGAGGATTTTCTGTAGATAATCGGTGCTCATGGTTTCCAGAGGATGGGCGCCGGCGGAAAGCGGGGCGCGCAAATTAAGCTCTCATTATAATGGAGCCCCCCTGAACCGGCGGAAACTGGCCGAAAGCGCCGGGTTTTTCGCTTTTTTCGATTGTTTGATGCTTATTTCCGCCATCTATTGGTTGCTGGGTATGCTGGCGCTGCCGAACATCGGCCTCGCCGCGGTCTTCCTGGTCAGTTTTCTCGCGGCTACGCTGCTGCCGCTGGGGTCGGAGCCGACCTTGTTTGCCGTGGTCAAGGCCAATGAGGCCTTGTTCTGGCCGGCAATAGCGGTGGCGACCCTGGGGAATACCCTGGGTGGCATCGTCGATTACGGCATCGGCTACGGCGCGCGCCAGGCCTTTGCGCGGGAGCGCGCGACGCGCTGGTTCGGCTGGCTGGAGCGCTTTGGCGCCAAAACCCTGTTGCTGGCCTGGGTGCCGGGAATTGGCGATGCCCTGTGTACCGTGGCGGGCTGGCTGAAACTGCCGTTCTGGTCATGCGCACTGTACATGGCGATCGGCAAGTTCCTGCGCTATGTGGCCATCACGACGATCCTTTTGTATGTGCCCGACGGCTGGTGGCATCGCCTGGCGCACTTGCTGGGCTAGCGGCGTGTTTTTCTTGCCGGGTCCTGCCGGGCCGTCACGGGAACGCATAAGCCGTACGGAAGCCGGGGCGATTCCTGCCTGCTGCGCCGCGATACGGTAAAATGCTTCTTTAGGCATTGCGGGAAAGAGTCGAGCGCAGCACGGCCCCGTCCCCCACACATTTTATCTGGAACAGATGAACGCCCCCGCACAAATCCAGGCCCTTCTGGCCGACGCCCCGATCGGCGCCGCTCCCACGCGCTTGCGCGAAATTCCCTACAACTACACGTCGTTTTCCGACCGCGAAATCGTCATGCGCCTGCTGGGCGAGGATGCCTGGCGGCTGCTCGACGAGTTGCGCAGCGAGCGCCAGACAGGCCGTTCGGCGCGCATGCTGTATGAAGTGCTCGGTGATATCTGGGTGGTGCGGCGCAATCCGTACCTGCAGGATGACATGCTGGACAACCCCAAGCGGCGCCAGTCATTGATCGATGCCCTGAACCACCGTCTGGGCGAAGTCGACAAGCGCCGCCTCGATACGGCCGCCGCCGACGATCCGGCTGCGGCGCGCCGCAGTGCCCATGTCGGCACCCTGCTGGAAGCGGCGCGGCGCGCGGTGGCGGACTTTGCCGAGGAATTTCGCCAGACTTACGACTTGCGCAAGCGCGCCAACCGCGTGCTGGGGCGCTATACCGCCAAGGACAATATCAAGTTCGATGGCCTGTCGCGCGTCTCCCACGTTACCGACGCCACCGACTGGCGCGTCGAATATCCCTTCGTGGTGCTGACCCCGGACACCGAGGATGAGATGGCCGGCCTGGTCAAGGCCTGTATCGAGCTTGGTCTCACCATCATCCCGCGTGGCGGCGGTACCGGCTATACCGGCGGCGCCATTCCGCTGACGCCGATGTCAGCCGTCATCAATACTGAAAAGCTGGAGCAGTTGGGCGAAGTCGAGATGACCCGCCTGCCGGGTGTGGACC
This window harbors:
- the ilvA gene encoding threonine ammonia-lyase, biosynthetic, with the protein product MSTDYLQKILTSRVYDVAIESPLELGHSLSARLDNQIYYKREDMQSVFSFKLRGAYNKMANLTPAQLKRGVICASAGNHAQGVALSAKRLGCRALIVMPTTTPQLKINAVKARGGEVVLFGDSYSDAAQHASELEKKLKLTFVHPFDDPDVIAGQGTIAMEILRQHSAPIHAIFVAIGGGGLISGVAAYVKAVRPDIKIIGVQTMDSDAMAKSLKAGRRVTLPDVGLFSDGTAVKLVGEETFRLTKKYVDEIILVDTDEVCAAIKDVFQDTRSILEPAGALAVAGAKKYVERAKAGKKPLKNQTLVTIACGANMNFDRLGFVAERAEVGEAHEAVLAITIPEERGSFRRFCEQVGPRNVTEFIYRISDEKQAHVFVGVQTGARDESAKLVKNFEKHGFKALDLTQDELAKLHIRHLVGGKSALAQDELLYRFEFPERPGALMRFLASMAPNWNISLFHYRNQGGDVGRILVGLQVPKKEMKAFRQFLAGLGYRYWDESENPAYKLFLG
- a CDS encoding YqaA family protein, which produces MLISAIYWLLGMLALPNIGLAAVFLVSFLAATLLPLGSEPTLFAVVKANEALFWPAIAVATLGNTLGGIVDYGIGYGARQAFARERATRWFGWLERFGAKTLLLAWVPGIGDALCTVAGWLKLPFWSCALYMAIGKFLRYVAITTILLYVPDGWWHRLAHLLG